The sequence GCTTAAATTAGTAGTTAATATTTCCCTCATGAACTTGAACCTTTCCTGACCTGGAGTGCCGAAAATATGGACTTTTTTACCATTAATAATGGTGTTTCCGTAATCAAGTGAAACTGTCGTACCGTTACATTCTATTTTGGTTACTTTTTCTTCTCTTCTATTTAAAAGAGTTTCTATAACAGTTGTTTTCCCTGAATCGGCTGACCCAAGAATTACGATTTTGGTTACTTTTTTTCTTGTCATGTCCATCTGGTTCCCCTTTTTTGTAATAAAAATACTATATTTTCAGTAATTAAATAGATTACCATGTAGTTAAAGCACTAAATAGATATTTGCTTTTTGTGGGAAAATTTTTTGCAGTAGTGTACCTTGTAGTTAAAGGATTAAATAAAATTTAGTTAATGGTTCTATTTTGTTTTTATATTACATCCAAGTCTTTTCATAGCCTCTGGGAAATTAGGGAAAGATATATCATAAACCGACGCGTTTTCTATGGTTAAACCACCTGTTTTTAATCCAACAAGCGAGAGCGCCATTACAAGGCGGTGGTCTCCATGAGATTTAACTATTCCCCCTTTAGCTCCTCCTTTAATTACAAGCCCATCTTTTTTTTCTGTAACATTTACGCCGAGTTTTGAGAGTTCAAGGGCACAGGTATGAATCCTATCCGTTTCCTTAAAACGGGCGTGTTCAACATTCCCAATAGTTGTAACGCCGTTTGATATGGCTCCAAGCGCTGCAACAGTAGGCAGCAGATCTGGAGCATTTTCCAGGTTCACATGCGTACCGTTAAGTTCTCCCTGTCCAATTATTGTAACTTCATCTTTTTTAACTTTAACTTCAGCACCCATATCCTTGACAATATCTAATATTTGTTTATCTCCCTGTTTTGAGTCTTTAAAAACATTTTTTACTGTAACTTCGCCGTTAAGTGCTGCAGCAGCTCCTATTATATAAGAAACTGAGGAATAATCTCCTTCAACTGTATAATCCCGGCTTTTGTAGGTTTGGGGATCTATATGGAATGATCCCTGTTTTTTGTTATAGTCTAGACTAACTCCAAATTTCTCCATGATGTCTGTTGTCATATCCACATATGGTTTGGAGATGAAATCACCCTTCACGTTGATATCAACAGAATTCTGGGCATAGGGAGATGCAATAAGAAGAGATGAAATAAACTGAGAGCTTATATCACCTTTTATACCGGTTTTACCTCCTTTAAACCCTCCTTTGATACATATTGGTGGTTTTCCATTTCCTCTAGATGAAAATGCTGTAACTCCCAGGCTTTTAAGGGCGTCTAATAAATCCTGCATGGGCCTTGTTCTAAGTGAGCTGTCACCTGTTAAAACCGTATAATTTGAAGCAAGAGCCGAGACGCTAGTCATTATTCTAAGTGTTGTCCCTGAATTTTTAAGGTCTACAACATCTTCTGGTGTTTCTAAGACCCCTCCAGTACCATTAACTATGCATCTATCATCTTCCTTTTTAATTTCACATCCAAGTGCCCTGCATGCATTTAAAGATGCAAGTGTGTCCTCAGAGTACAGGGGGTCATTGAGTGTAGATTTCCCCTCTGCAAGTGATGAAATTATAATAGCCCTGTGGGTGTAACTTTTGGAAGGAGGAGCTTTGATAACCCCTTCAATTTTATCAGTTTTTTGTATTTCCAGTTCCATTGAATCACGTAAATTTTTAAAAATTTTCTATTTTTAAGCGGTGCAAAATCCTTAGAAATTTTTAGTTATTTAAACGATTACCTCTAAAATTACATCTAAATTAGATGCGTGAATTACTTCTACCTTCTCTCCAGTCTTACCAACCGCTACCTTCTTGGCTTCAATATGGTCCCATGTCAATTTGTTACCTTCAATTGTGATTTCTCCTTCATTATCAAGAGTTGCCACAATTTCATCCATATCTTCAGACTGCAAATACTTTACAATCTTAGGAGCGTCTCCTTTAAATTCAGGGCCTATTTTTGCCATGACTGGGGTAATTTCAACCACTTTTTCTTTAATATCTGGTTTTCCTGTCATCACATCTAAACTTTCTATTCTCATGGTACCTTTAATGTCTTCTTCCAGGTTTTCGATCTGGCCAATTAAAGCAGGATCGGGAGTGTATATGTTTAGATTTTTAATCTTTGCATTTAAAGGCATTTTCTTGGATGCCTTGAATCTCCTGATTTCTCCTATAAGTTCTACTCCAATTTTTCCAGTTTCCTCTGCTGCTTCATCAATTAATTCAAAGTTTACATCGGGCCACAGAGTTTTGTGGATGCTTATACCAGTATCAGAAACATACTGGTAAATTTCATCTGCAAAGTGAGGAGTCAGCGGAGCCAGCATAATTAATGAGGTTGATATAACAGTTTGAAGCGTATATTGTGCAGCTTCTTTTGTCATGCTGAGTTCGGTAGAATCATTGTAAAGCCTGTATTTTACAGCTTCAATGTATTCGTCGCAGAAATCATGCCAGATAAATGCCTGAATACTGTTCACGACATTGGCAAAATTATATGACTCTATTGAACCCATTACATCAGCAAGCAAACGGTTTAATTTTGATAATATCCATTTGTCCATAGGATCTAAGTTCTTCTGGATTTCTTCTTCACTTATGCTCAGTTTAAAGTCCTGTATATGCATATTTATAAATCTAAATGCATTCCAGAATTTTCTAAGGAATTTATATCCATATTTTACATCTTTCCATGCAAAAGGAACATCAGAACCTGGGACACTGTTTGCAGCCCAAAGCCTGAGAGCATCTGCACCGTATTCTTCAAGCACTTCTTCTGGTGATATGGTGTTGCCCCTTGATTTACTCATTTTATGGCCGTCTTCACCAGATACCATTCCGTTTACAACTATTTCATCAAATGGTTTTTCCCCTGTAAGTGCTTTACACCTGAGTATTGTGTAAAATGCCCATGTCCTTATGATGTCGTGCCCCTGCGGCCTGAGTGATGCAGGGTAATATTTTTTAAAGTCCTCATCAGGCCAGCCGGTAATAGAAAGAGGGCTTATTGAACTGTCCATCCATGTATCAAGTACATCGGTTTCCCCGATGAATTCTTCGTTACCGCATTCGCATTTTTCTTCTAGTTTGTCCTGTGTTGGATCTACTGGGAGCATATCTGGAGTTGCAAGATGTACTTTCCCACACTTGCTGCAGTACCATACTGGAACAGGGGTTGCAAATATCCTTTGACGGGATATACACCAGTCCCAGTCCATGGAACCTGTCCAGTTTAAAAGACGGGTTTCCATATGCTCTGGAGTCCACTTCATTTCAGCACTGGCTTCCCGTACTTCAGGTATGAGGTCTTTTACCGCTACAAACCACTGATTTTTAACCAGTATCTCTATTGGAGTTTTACATCTCCAGCATAATCCAACGTTCTGGTCTACTTTTTCCTGTTTTTTGAGGTACCCTTCATTTTTCAGGTCTTCAATGATCTGTTTTTTACAGTCCTGGGTATTCATACCAGCATATTTGCATGAAACATCTTTCATCACACCTTTTTCATCCAGTGCTTCTATTATATCAAGATCATATTTGTTTACCCATAAAACGTCAGTTTTATCACCGAAGGTACATATCATAACTGCACCAGTACCAAACTCCGGATCAACTTCTTCATCAGTTATTATTTCAACATTGCGCCCAAATAAAGGTACTTCTACTTTTTTCCCTGCCATTTCTTTATATCTTTCATCTTCAGGGTGTACAACGACAGCTACACAAGCTGATAAAAGTTCAGGTCTGGTTGTTGCTATCATGAGACCTTTTTCACTTTCTTCAACTGGAAATTCCAGATAATTTAGGTAGGTTTCATTTTCATGGTATTCAACTTCTGCAAAAGCTATCGCAGTTTCACATCTTGGACACCAGTTTACAGGGTGAATTCCTCTGTAAATCAAACCCTGTTCATACATTTTTAAAAAGGACAGTTGTGTCCTTTTCATATATTCTGGCGTCATGGTCACAAATTCTCTGGACCAGTCCTGTGAAAAACCCATTGACAGCATCTGGGATTTCATCTGTTTGATGTTTGTACGTGTAAGATCTACACACATTTCCCTGAATTTAGCCCTTGGAACATCTCCTTTTTTGATATTATGGGTTTCTTCTACTTTA is a genomic window of Methanobacterium veterum containing:
- the aroA gene encoding 3-phosphoshikimate 1-carboxyvinyltransferase gives rise to the protein MELEIQKTDKIEGVIKAPPSKSYTHRAIIISSLAEGKSTLNDPLYSEDTLASLNACRALGCEIKKEDDRCIVNGTGGVLETPEDVVDLKNSGTTLRIMTSVSALASNYTVLTGDSSLRTRPMQDLLDALKSLGVTAFSSRGNGKPPICIKGGFKGGKTGIKGDISSQFISSLLIASPYAQNSVDINVKGDFISKPYVDMTTDIMEKFGVSLDYNKKQGSFHIDPQTYKSRDYTVEGDYSSVSYIIGAAAALNGEVTVKNVFKDSKQGDKQILDIVKDMGAEVKVKKDEVTIIGQGELNGTHVNLENAPDLLPTVAALGAISNGVTTIGNVEHARFKETDRIHTCALELSKLGVNVTEKKDGLVIKGGAKGGIVKSHGDHRLVMALSLVGLKTGGLTIENASVYDISFPNFPEAMKRLGCNIKTK
- a CDS encoding valine--tRNA ligase produces the protein MTNDNIPKDYDHKKEAVWQDKWQRDDTYKFIGDGTRPNYIIDTPPPYPTGATHMGHVLNWTYIDIIARFKRMQGYDVLFPQGWDCHGLPTEVKVEETHNIKKGDVPRAKFREMCVDLTRTNIKQMKSQMLSMGFSQDWSREFVTMTPEYMKRTQLSFLKMYEQGLIYRGIHPVNWCPRCETAIAFAEVEYHENETYLNYLEFPVEESEKGLMIATTRPELLSACVAVVVHPEDERYKEMAGKKVEVPLFGRNVEIITDEEVDPEFGTGAVMICTFGDKTDVLWVNKYDLDIIEALDEKGVMKDVSCKYAGMNTQDCKKQIIEDLKNEGYLKKQEKVDQNVGLCWRCKTPIEILVKNQWFVAVKDLIPEVREASAEMKWTPEHMETRLLNWTGSMDWDWCISRQRIFATPVPVWYCSKCGKVHLATPDMLPVDPTQDKLEEKCECGNEEFIGETDVLDTWMDSSISPLSITGWPDEDFKKYYPASLRPQGHDIIRTWAFYTILRCKALTGEKPFDEIVVNGMVSGEDGHKMSKSRGNTISPEEVLEEYGADALRLWAANSVPGSDVPFAWKDVKYGYKFLRKFWNAFRFINMHIQDFKLSISEEEIQKNLDPMDKWILSKLNRLLADVMGSIESYNFANVVNSIQAFIWHDFCDEYIEAVKYRLYNDSTELSMTKEAAQYTLQTVISTSLIMLAPLTPHFADEIYQYVSDTGISIHKTLWPDVNFELIDEAAEETGKIGVELIGEIRRFKASKKMPLNAKIKNLNIYTPDPALIGQIENLEEDIKGTMRIESLDVMTGKPDIKEKVVEITPVMAKIGPEFKGDAPKIVKYLQSEDMDEIVATLDNEGEITIEGNKLTWDHIEAKKVAVGKTGEKVEVIHASNLDVILEVIV
- a CDS encoding GTP-binding protein → MDMTRKKVTKIVILGSADSGKTTVIETLLNRREEKVTKIECNGTTVSLDYGNTIINGKKVHIFGTPGQERFKFMREILTTNLSGAIVVVDNSVGVTDMDIRILEALNGGNIPYVVFVNKQDIAPGDLESEYIKPHTPLIPTTATTGEGIQEGLEVLLNLV